cgccttttttccctctcttaaatttaaatttacaggTTGAAACAaaccatataaatatttaaaatttagagaaattCCTACTTTTTAATAAGATACAATAccacatttttcaatattttcatcaaaatgcATGTTAAGGCTTAAGGTCTTTCtccctttgtctttctttctgtatAAAATTGCAGATGTTAATTCAAACATTAACTCTTAAAAgccatttttattgaaattagGGACACTATCCACTAAgcacacatcccagcccttttttattttatttagagacaaggtctcagtaagttgtttaggttcttgctaaattgctaaggctggctttgaacttgcaatccttctgcctcagcttccataGCCACTTGTATTACAGGCAGGTGCCTCTGTACTCagtaaagctttatttttaagtaaatatccAGGGAAGAGCAAATGTAAGTTGTTTTCCTATctatcaatattttataaaaatacatttaatagatATTATTATCATGAAATTAAGACTACTTGAATTTACATTTAGCAATTGATTTGTCATTGTTGTAATATATAAACGATTCAGATGTTTCATCCCCATTTATAAACTTTTACTTTCTTATATTTACctaatttgcccatttttaaattactatgaAAACCAAGATATCAGACCAGCATAGTTAACAAATTATTTCTTTGTCAAACCTAgaagtttatatttaaaagagaaagcaaTGGACATTGCATCTTAAACACCTAACAGAGATAAATATAATCCCGAATGGCCAGCAATCTgggaaaaaatgttaacaattttagacattttattaacttatttatttattggagaggggtaccagggagtgaactcaatggcacttggccactgagccacatctccagccctactttcttatttgagacagcatctccctgagttgcttagtgtcttgatTTTGCTatggctgattttgaactcaaaacctcctgcctcaatttctggagctactgggattacaggtgtgagccactgctcctggctaatTTTAGACATTCTGAATTTTATCTTACCAACTTATTTAAATTATCTAATTTTTGAGATGTCTACTTACAATGAATTCTACTTATGAGAGAATAATATGGTAATATATACTTATTGACTTACAAAATGAGagttgaataaaaattatattcacgAGAAACTGAATCAAGCCAGGGTCATTTGTTCATATGACTATTGTCATTTGGATATGGAATGTTCCTCAAATGCTTATGTGTCTGTTGACTCCATTTGACCAATTTGCACCAGTTGTATTTATAATGATAGATTTAACAGCACTACAAaacttattttgttgttgttgttcttgatgGAGATTACGATGCCTTGAATTGGGTAGGGGATTCTGTACTTAGAAAGTAAGAGCTCTAAGTAcctttctacattttcttttcctttttaaaattattattcaaaattcCTCTTCAGTTTTATTCAAGGGAACATGTAGTGTTGTACAATCATGCTCTGGTGCTCTAGTTGTTTACAggatattctaaaataaaaggaCTCTGGAAGGTTTTCATTGAGTATAACCTGCCATAATATGATGCAAACTATGCTTCTCTATGATAAGTATAATATAGTCATATACCATGCAGCCTATACAATAAAGTCATTTAGTCTAACACAGTTGACCCTAATTTTTGACACTTCCattgtttaaaaatacacatgGGAATAAAACCCTATATGCTTACAATTCACCTAGAGCACTTTAAAAACaactgattttttgttttggattctTAACATATATATTATTCTCATTTAGTACCCTCTTTATACAGAATCTCATAACTCCTTCATTTTTGTAATAacatttaatttccttattttccatATACTGGCCCTGCTAAAATAGAATATAACATCTTTCATATGATAGGAACCaacaaagaaatttttctttaactcCCTCTTTACATTTTATGGTAAGTAGTCAGTGGAAAATGCATTTATAGATCATTTCTAGGCAAATTGTGAAGCTAATGACGGACTTGTTTCTATCTATATGAAGTCTCTTTGTTTTATTAGCAATGGACAAAGTTACTATTCTGTATTTAGTTGCATACATACTACAGAGATCATATATGATCAAATTATTTATTACTGCACTATAGCATGTAGAATATAATCACAAATTGTAAAGATTTTAAGGCCTAgtcaaaagacaaataataaaaatgattactaAATAAGCAATGCAACTATCATTGGCAGTTATTGTGAAAGTTCAAAGATTTACATCTGATtatgaaaaatgggaaaatgtctTGAAGAAGATAACATTTGAACAGAACTTTAAAGGACTAATGGCATTTAACTGTTTGGGTTGGAGGTAGAGAAATGCAACACCACCAGGCAAGGTGTCCTAGCTGCAAGGGGGCTACATGGTAGTTCAAAGCTATTCAACTGTGCAATCTGGTTGTCATAAACACTGTATAAATTGGGAAAACACTTTAAACAGCAGGTGTCAAAGGACCATGACTCTGTCTCCTTGTGTTCCTATTATCTATTGCAATGCAGAACATATATGGTGAATGGTGAATGGTAATGAGAGAccaaattaaaatatgcattaaaggttttttcttttagttatagatggacataatatttttattttatttattttattttttatgtggtgttgagggtctaacccaatgcctcacatgtgctagacaattGCTGAACAACTGAGACACACCTCCAGactaaaatttgttttctctttaaactAGAATGGTAGTAACAGTAtataccagcatttattattattgaggCATTCAGGCTAAGGCAGCTGTGTGACAAGTTTGAAGTTCCAGAAAAGCAGGAATTGCATGTGGAATGAGTGGGAAATGTGTTTGGGGCCATCTAAGGGAAAGTTTGCAAGCTATCATATGGCCTCTGTACTGCACACATCCTAAGTACAACAGGGAATCAGGACAGTCTATTGGCCATGACCTAGTTCTGTGGTACAAATGAGTGGGCAGTATGGGGACAGCTCAGTGTGGTGCATCATGGGATCACACTTGCAAGTTGTTTAGAAGGCTTAAGACTCTGCCCTCATTTTTCTACTTGGTGTTCACCTAAAGGCCCATCCTTGTGAACTGTAAAGGGAATTGGGGGACATGGAAAGATGGAAATTCTCCATGGAGGGGAATTACAACGCTTAGGGACATGAGAACCTGCCACAGAACAGAAGAGTGTTGGTTCTGTTATGCCtgatgaagaaaaggaaggggtgGTCAGCACAGAACTTTGGTGACCATGATGTGCAGTCAAACACTTCATCTATGTCAGCTGCTGCAGCCTCAGTGCCTTCTTCATTCACCTCCACGACACTCTTGTGCACAACTTTGGATAGACACAGGTCTGTCTCAGTTGACATTCCAGAGAAATCAGCCTGGCCATGTTGGAAGGCATCAACCATTCCCAAACGCTGAAGCACAGACTGCATGTCGTAATCCTCCTGCAGTTTAAATCTCGAAAGGAGAACTTCTAATCCAATATTCTGCAAAGAGGCTGCCTTGGTCCAGGCTATGAATTTCTCAAAAGTAAGGTTATTTTCCACCTGAAAGACCAGAATCACAGGTTCATATTCAGACTATGGCACGTAtctatggacacacacacacagacatttcCTTGAACATTCAATGTTGACTGCCCACACAGGATGGTTAGCTCCTTCAGCTGCCCAGAAGCTTGTGAGAGCTCTGACTTGTCCACCACCCCACGTGCAATCCCATATGTGATTTCCCTGCAGGAAGACTGTGGCTGCCCCTCCTTATCCATCCACTAGCAAAACATGTTTATTTGTGAAAAGCCTCTAGATGTGTCAGTGGTGCTTTTCTAATGGTATTTATTGGTTTGAAGGAGGCTTAGTTTTAACACAATAAACCATTGCTAGCAAGCAAAAGAGACTGGGAAAGGAAGGGCTCTCAGTGTGAGCCTCTCCAGGACAGGGACATCTGTCTAAGGTGGAATGCGACGCTGTTTGTGGAAACTCATCATCACAGTTAGGGACCTGAAGAGAGGGAAAGCCTATGGGAGCTGCTCTGTACAGAGACCCTTTAGGTCATCACAGTGCACTGTCACCCTTGAGAGGACTGTTAACTCTCTTGCAATAAGGATCATACCACAAGGAATCAAGGAGGACAGGACTGGGCCATTTGGGCTTTGGGTTGGAGATACTGTGAAAGAAAGGCACAGGGTGTACCCAATTCTTCCCACTGAATTTCTGAGTTCACAGGTGTGCAGCCCCTCCTGACTCACCACACTAAGGTCCTCATCTGGGAGCAGGATGATCATGCTCAGTGTCTTGCCAGCGTAGGGCAGTTCCACCAACTTTGTCTGGAACTCACTGATGTAGATGTAGTTAAAATTGTCTTCCTGCCACATCATCTGTACTGTCCTTTCCTCCTCCTGAGAAGAATGACTACATGAGCACAATATTTATAACAGTATGAAAAGGGGCAaaaaagatatgtgtgtgtgtgtgtgtgtatatatatcttctttttgctttctatGTAAGCAGCTTATGTCTATAGGAAGATATTTGTGTCCAGAATGATATTAAACCAATACATGTATGAGAGTTCATCAGAGGCAGTTAGAGTGCTAATAGGATATAAAACATAATAGACAGCAAGTATTATTTAtgtgcatcatttttttttcaatgagtttATAATTCATTAAAAGAGATTATAAGTTTGAAATTATGATTAACCACATATACctttacaaatttaaattttctattcaattttttCATCAGAATAGCATAATTTTTGAAAGTCTCTCCCTACCTGGTTTACTTTGAAAGCCATTTCTTCCGTGCATGATTTGTCAAATGGCTTGTCCCACATTCCTTGGAAGTAGATGGCATTGACAAGAACCAGCCTGACCAGCTCATCAATCGAGTTCACTGGTAGCATCTCTGGAATTTTACCTTTCAAGACAAGCACAAACTCTATCAGTTGGTTCTTCTGAATATGTGGTGAATATTCATGACACAATGTCTTGGAGATCCAAACATTCTGTTTTCAAATGTGCTGAGTTTGGATGAtaggtataaaagtaaaaaatcccAGCTATGAGTGGTATTCATGATGACAGACATTGGAATAGCTACCAAGTTGATGATGGTGAAAGACTTCTAAGTCACTGTAGGAAAGCAGGTTGGTACAAAGCAGAAATTTGACAACAGGTTGGAGAAGAAGACAAGCAGCAAAGGAGAGAGGGGCTGGGTAGGAGCTGACATTACCTGCTGTGGGTAAGAGCAGTGTCAGGTCTAAGGCCCTATGGTCAGGTCCAGTTCTAACATTGTACAGCTACCTGGCAACATTCCAGAGGCAGCCGGAATTGAATAGCTCCAGAGCAGGGACATAGGAGGAGTTTCTGGAGACTACAGAAGAGATTTTATGATTGCACCCTCCTGGTGCCTGGAATCCCTGGAACAGATAATGATTTGGGTAGGTGAAGGTATGTCCTTCTTTCCCTGTATATCAAGTGCTATGGTTCCAAGGAACTAAGAGCATCCCTGCTAATTTGCTGCCTCTAGAGGGCACAAGAAGAAAAGATTCCAAGAAGAAATAGTGGAATGTACTTCCTCTATTTTTTACTATCTCATTTGTTAGCTGAAATAGGGACATTCCTAGTGGTGTGTTAGTGCCTGAATAGTTCAAACATCAAACCATTATTGATCTTGAGAACCAAGGTTAGAGCTTTTCATACTCTAAAACAGAAATGAGTATGTTTTAACCTCACAAGCAGGGTGTTTTCAATCTGTGGAATGGATCAGTTCTCAGAGAGGCTCTGTAGTTGACTAATCAAATCTAGGCTTCTCAAGTCTTATGAAGGGCACTTAAATGAGAGATAGGAAAAAAGAAGTAGGAGAAGTCATCTTAACATGTAAAAGTGGCAGAAGTGAAGTCCAAACTGCCTCCAGGAAGAAGAGGGCCAAGGGCATGACTTGGGAAGATCTGGCCATTGATCTGTTCCCATAGATGAGAATCACCTGCTGTGTGAACAATACAGGCCAGTGACATGTAAAGTATTATATGGGAAATCTGACCTATGAGTTTCTTTTTATACTTGCATTAGCCACTCTGGCCCTGGAACAACCAACAGCATTAATTGTCTGGGTTTGAAAACCTGAGCATTGATCAGATCTTCTATGAGACACTAAGGTTCACAGGCACCAAGCGGCTCAGCCAGGCAACCTTGCTCTGATGGTTCTGCAACACTACTGACAATAGCAGTGGTGAGGAGAGgtagaggagagaagagaggagaacaGATGTGGGGTGGGAAGAGAATGAAATAACTGATGATTCTGACCTTTCGTTTCTTTTGAGACCCAAGCATTTATATGCTCCCTGGACTTCTCTGAATCTTTGATAAAGGACAGCAACTCCAGCTCCGAGTGGTAGAACTGAAGACAGGACTCCTTAAATGTCTTTGGAGAGAAATAGTTCAGGTGGCCAGGTTGCTCAATAAAATGACAGTGAGCTTCAAAGCATTCTGAATGCTAGCTTTAggcttttcttaaaattaaaaacatgatcaAATCTTAAGCTACTTGATGGTGAAACATTTTAGTTTGTAAGAGATATTTTCTGAGCCCTGAAAAATCAGAGTTAATAAATGATATTTGAGACATTGCGTAAATTGAAATGATATGTTATGATTGTAGAATTGGGTTTTTACTAAAAATAGTTTACTGTGAGTTTCTCAAGTTCTCTCAAatattgttcttttgtttttgctcatttttttagtattggggattgagctcaggtccttgagcatgctaggcaaatgctgtaccactgagctatgtcccaagGCAGTTCATTTTGTTCTTGAGACCAGGGTGTAACTAGGTTGTCCAAGCTAGTCTCTAACTCTCCatcctcttgccacagcctcccaaataTGCCATACTTCCTGGTCTCTAGAGTCTCTTTTCTGTGTTGTATATCACCaggtattataaataaaacttttgttcTTCTGCTGATTCAACTTACTGAGAAGAAATCACAGTTCTTTTCTCCAAAGAGCCTGTTGGCTGTTGTAAGCAAGTACTTTGACCCAGGGTTGTTAACTTGGTTGAGAAGCATCTGGAAGCCCTCATGGATGTCTTCCTCTGTGTTTAAAGACAGTGCCTATGAAGGAATGCAACAAAATTCTCTCAGTTTTGCTGTTGATCTCCACAATAATTTGCAagctttttttcctcaaatactGCATAAATTTATCCTTTGAGAGGAAGTTGATTGTCAGTGAAAAGTGACACTGGTGGGATAGGTGGAGAGAGGGGCCAGGAAACTCCTGAGTAAAAATACGGGTTTGGCACCTGCACAGAGCTCTCTGCATAGTTTATAGatgaacaatagaaaaaaaatgaaaggggcaAGAGAGGTTCAGATAAGGGACTATTGGTAAGTACTGCATCCTATGGACACCATAAATTTGTCAGAAATAGAGAGTAACTTGTCTCTATTTATGTACAAAGTAATGCagttcaaatattaaaataacttgCCTCTATTTATTTACAAAGAAGATGCagttcaaaaaactaaaaatccaaacaaacatttggacaggaatgcaatcatcatcataatatttaaaaggaaataagagtaaaaaatgagcaatattattaataagaatAAATCAGTTCTTGAACCCTGCACTAAAGGAACATTCAACCCAGGGGCaactaaaacaaatcaaaacccagaaatacataaaaatgacagggaacacaaatcatatatcaataataatcctgaatgttaatggcctaaactcatcaatgaAAAGATgtagattggcagattggattaaaaagcaagccccaacaatatgctgtcctCAAGAGATTCACCTTATGGACAAagatccacaggctgaaggtgaaaggatgggaaaaaagcTTATCACTCATGGATTCATAaaaaagcaggggtttccattctcatctcagataattatggcatttttcagtaaatggatggagttggagaatatcatgataggCAAAACaatccaatccccccaaaatcaaagtttgaatgttttctctaatatgaagatgctaattcacaataaggcagggggcactagagaagaatagtggtTACAACCTACAACCTTAGGTTatgtagagggaagtgatggaagggaggggattggatgtggggataggaaagatagtagaataaaacagacattattactttatgtgtatatgtgactgaATAACCAATATGCTTCTACAACatttacactcagaaaaatgagaaattatatctcatctatgtatgctatatcaaagtgaataaatgcattctactgtcatgtacaattaaaacaaattaaaaattaattaaaaaataagcccagTACCCTAGAGAaagataatatatgtatattatatgatgctttatattttaataaaggtGTCATATTATGTCACAAGAAGGGTTTCATTTGACTCTGAAATACACAAATGACACAATTTATATTCAATGATGTTAGtgatggaaataaaaaatcaacaacacTACAAATAAAATACCAACAACATGGAAATTAACCTACTaactaattattaaaaagaattacTAAAGAAATAACT
This portion of the Marmota flaviventris isolate mMarFla1 chromosome 6, mMarFla1.hap1, whole genome shotgun sequence genome encodes:
- the LOC114107405 gene encoding serpin B9-like isoform X2; the protein is MDSLSKANGTFAIQVLKMLCQDRPSQNVFFSPLSISSALAMVLLGAKGNTKDQMARALSLNTEEDIHEGFQMLLNQVNNPGSKYLLTTANRLFGEKNCDFFSTFKESCLQFYHSELELLSFIKDSEKSREHINAWVSKETKGKIPEMLPVNSIDELVRLVLVNAIYFQGMWDKPFDKSCTEEMAFKVNQEERTVQMMWQEDNFNYIYISEFQTKLVELPYAGKTLSMIILLPDEDLSVVENNLTFEKFIAWTKAASLQNIGLEVLLSRFKLQEDYDMQSVLQRLGMVDAFQHGQADFSGMSTETDLCLSKVVHKSVVEVNEEGTEAAAADIDEVFDCTSWSPKFCADHPFLFFIRHNRTNTLLFCGRFSCP
- the LOC114107405 gene encoding serpin B9-like isoform X1 — translated: MDSLSKANGTFAIQVLKMLCQDRPSQNVFFSPLSISSALAMVLLGAKGNTKDQMARALSLNTEEDIHEGFQMLLNQVNNPGSKYLLTTANRLFGEKNCDFFSTFKESCLQFYHSELELLSFIKDSEKSREHINAWVSKETKGKIPEMLPVNSIDELVRLVLVNAIYFQGMWDKPFDKSCTEEMAFKVNQEEERTVQMMWQEDNFNYIYISEFQTKLVELPYAGKTLSMIILLPDEDLSVVENNLTFEKFIAWTKAASLQNIGLEVLLSRFKLQEDYDMQSVLQRLGMVDAFQHGQADFSGMSTETDLCLSKVVHKSVVEVNEEGTEAAAADIDEVFDCTSWSPKFCADHPFLFFIRHNRTNTLLFCGRFSCP